The genomic window CACCGTGGACATGCCGACGCAGTCGGCGCCCGCGGCGGCGAGCAGCCGCGTCTCGGCCATCGTCTGGTACTCCGGGCCGCGCACGGCGGCGTAGACGCCGCTGCGCTGCGTGAGGCCGCCGAGGACCGCCGCGAGCCCCGGGTCCCAGACGTCGCGCACGTCGACGAAGACGGTCCCGTCGAAGGGCGAGGCGCCCGTGAGGTTGAGGTGGTCGGTCACCGTCATGACGTCGCCGAGCCGCCAGTCCCGCAGGCAGCCGTTGGCGTTGACGAGGACGGCCGCGCGCACGCCGGTGGCGGCCGCGGCCCTCGCGAGGGCGACGACAGGGGCGCTCCCCCGCCCCTCGTACACGTGGGTGCGGCCGTAGGCGACGAGAACGCGCACGGTCCGCTCGCCGTCGTCGGTCCGCACCCGACGCTCGTGGCTCGTCAGGCGGTCGACGTGCCCGGGGGCGACGGGCGCGCTGACGCCGGGCAGGTCCGACAGGGGCAGGGAGGCGACGGGCTCGCCCCAGCCATCCAGGGCGCCGTCGGCCCCGGATCCGAGGACGACGAGGAGGTCGTGGCGCTCGGCGCCGGTGCGGCGGGCGATCTGGTGGGCGGCCTCGAGGGCGGGCCGGGGTCCGGTCTCGCCCCCGGACTCGGCGAGGGCGGCGAGCAGATCAGGGTCGACGACGCCGTCGGGAGCGGGCACCGGCGCCGAGGAGGACGCGGCGCTCATCGGACGGCCCCGGTGGCGGCCTCCTGGCGGCGGACGCGGCCCGCGCCGAGGAGGAGGTGGCCGACGAGCCCGATGAGCAGGGAGGCGAGGACGCCGAGGTTGGCGTAGGCCCAGTCCCCCTCGCGGCCGCCGATCGGGCCGAGGAGGTAGCCCTGCCAGGAGAGCCAGGAGGCGGAGGAGTTGACGACGAGGCCCCAGCCGATGACCGAGCCGAGGACGACGAGGCCGATGGCCTCCCAGTTGACGGAGCCGTACACGCCGTCGGGCGTGAACAGGGCCGCCTCGTCGTAGTCCTTCCGGCGCAGGGCTGCCTCGGCGAGCATGACGCCCGCCCAGGCCGCGATGACGACGCCGAGGGTCGTGAGGAAGCCCTGGAAGGGGCCGAGGAAGTCGGAGGCGCCGAGGATGACGGCGATCGTGCCGACCGTCATGATCGTGGCGTCGATGGAGGTGGCGACGTGGCGCTTGACGGGAAGGCCGGTGGCGAGCAGCGACAGGCCCGAGGAGTACAGGTCCATGATGATGCCGCCGGCCAGGCCGAGGATGGCGACGACGGCGAAGGGCACGAGGAACCACGTCGGCAGGATCGTCGTGAGGGCGCCGATGGGGTCGGAGTCGATGGCGGTGCCGAGGTCGGCGTCGGAGCCGACGAGGAGCGTTCCGGCGACGAGCAGGACGACCACGGGCAGGGACGAGCCGATCGTCGTCCAGGCGATGACGCCGCCGGTGGAGGCGGTGCGCGGGAGGTAGCGGGAGTAGTCGGCGGCCGCGTTGACCCAGCCGAGTCCGAAGCCGGTGGCGACCATGACGAGGGCGCCCACGACTGCCGCGGTCGAGCCAGGCGGGAGCGAGCTGATGACGCCCCAGTGGACGTGCCCGGCGACGAGGACGAGGTAGACGACGGTGAGGACGCCGGTGGCCCAGGTGATCCAGGTCTGGACCTTCATGATCGTGTCGAAGCCGAGGATGCCGGCGGAGGCCGCCAGACCGACGGTGAGGAGGAAACCGACGACCTGGGCGCCGTGCTCGTTGTGCCAGCCGAGCGCCTGGAGGACGGTGGCGGAGGCGAGCGTGGCGGTGACGCACAGGACCGTCTCCCAGCCGACGGTGAGGATCCAGGAGATCCCGGCGGACAGCCGGTTGCCGTTGTAGCCGAAGGCGGCGCGGGACAGGGCGAGGGTGGGGGCGCTCCCCCTCTTGCCGAGCACGGCGATGAAACCGCACAGGAGGAAGGAGACGACGACGCCGAGGACGCCGGCGAGCACCGCCTGCCAGAAGGACAGGCCGAAGCCGAGGACCCAGGCGCCCCAGGACAGGCCGAGGACGGAGACGTTCGCGGCGAACCACGGCATGAAGAGGTCGCTGGGGCGGCCCTTCCGGTCGGACTCGGCGATGACGTCGAGGCCCGCGTTCTCGATGCGGGAGGAAGCGGGCGCCTCCCCCGTCGGCTCGGGCTGGGGCACGGACGCTGAGGACATGGGAGCGCTCCTGGGGACTCGGTCGGCGTGCTTCCGTCCGGTCGGGACGGCCCGCCCGGAGGGTCTCGTGCGCGACGGGGTGGTCGCGCACGTCAGTGCGCACAGGCTAGCGTTCCACGAGCCGCCCGGGGCGGGGAGGGCGCCCGGGGCGCCGTCACGGGCGGGCTGGGCACGCGCGTGCGGCGACGGGCGGGCGCCGCGGACGTCCGTGCGGACCGCGACCGGGACGGCGACGGCGCCGGCGCCCGATTGCCAGCCCCGTGCAGGCATAGGGTCATTGATAAGCGGCCTGCTACCGTCCTCGCCGTTCTGACCCTGACAGTTCTTGCGGCTACGTCGCCGGAGGCCGCCCCTGATCGATTCACCCGTCGCGTCGTGCGGCTCCCTGACCGCACGATCCGTCCGGGTTCCTGTGACGATGGGGGCGTCTGCGCGCGCCGCCCACTCCGAAGGAGACCATTCGTGCCCACCCGTGACGACGTCCTCCGCATCGCCGGCCTCGCCGAGGGCACGGGCCCCGGGAGCCGGCAGATCGAGCTCGCCGAGTCCCTCCTCGCCAGCTCGACCGCCCTGGGAGACGCCGACCTCGTCGTGCGCGCCCACATGCTCCTCACGGAGGCCTACCGCAAGGGCGGCGACGAGTGGAGCGCGATCGAGCCCTTCGTGTGGACCGTCGCCCGCGCCACTGAGAGACCGGACCTCTTCAGCCGCGAGGACCTGCTCGTCCTCTCGCACGTCTACACCCACGTCGTCGTCATCGCCGCGTCCAACCCGGCGGCGTCGTCCCATCAGGTGGCCTCGCTCCTCGCGGCCTTCGCACGCTACACGGAGAGGCTCGACCTGCCCCGGCGTCCCCTCGACGAGGCCACCTACACGGCCTCCGTCCTCCTGGGCCGGCACGGCGACGCCGACGACCAGCTCCGCGCCCTCGCGGAGGGCGAGGACCTGTCCGCGCGCGACGAGAGCGCGCGGATCACGCGGGTCGTCGACGACCTCCTGCGCCGTGGCCGGACGGAGGAGGCGCTGCGCGCCGCCCGGCACGTCCTCGACGGCACGCTGCGCTCCGCGACCCAGCCGCGCAACACCCTCGCCCAGGTGCTCCTCCCCCTCGTCGAGTCGGGGCGGCCCGAGCGCGCCTGGGACGCGCACCTGGGCTCCTACGCCCTGCACCGCCAGTCCCCGTCCAAGGCCGCCTGGCTCAAGGAGCACCTGTCCTACCTGGCCCTGACGGGTCAGCTCGAGCGCGGCATGAGGCTGCTGCGCCGCCACGGGAGCTGGACGGCGAGCACGGACGCCGCCTCGGACCTCCTCGACATGCTCCAGGGGGCCGTCCTCGTCCTGCGCGAGGTCGAGATGGCCGCGCGCGAGGCGCCCGAGGGCGGACTGTGGATGCCGACGCGCCTCGAGATGCCCGCGAGCCCCAAGTGGCGCCCCTCGGCCTACGTCAGCCTCTCGATGGACCTGCCGACGGCGCTCGCCGCCACGTGCGAGTGGGTCGGGATGCTCGCGGCCGCCTTCGACGAGCGCAACGGGAACGACGCCGTCTCCACGGAGGTCGGCGAGTGGCTCGAGCGGCCGAGGCTGCTCGAGGGGCCGGGCACGGAGCACGTCGTCCGGCTCGTGCACGGGCTCGAGCCGCTGCCCGGCGACGTCCCGGCCGTC from Actinomyces radicidentis includes these protein-coding regions:
- a CDS encoding purine-nucleoside phosphorylase — encoded protein: MSAASSSAPVPAPDGVVDPDLLAALAESGGETGPRPALEAAHQIARRTGAERHDLLVVLGSGADGALDGWGEPVASLPLSDLPGVSAPVAPGHVDRLTSHERRVRTDDGERTVRVLVAYGRTHVYEGRGSAPVVALARAAAATGVRAAVLVNANGCLRDWRLGDVMTVTDHLNLTGASPFDGTVFVDVRDVWDPGLAAVLGGLTQRSGVYAAVRGPEYQTMAETRLLAAAGADCVGMSTVLESIALHQLGVRVAGMSVVSDLSLATEPTDPDEVVRLAARAHGTLRAGIEAVVSAVAQA
- a CDS encoding purine-cytosine permease family protein translates to MSSASVPQPEPTGEAPASSRIENAGLDVIAESDRKGRPSDLFMPWFAANVSVLGLSWGAWVLGFGLSFWQAVLAGVLGVVVSFLLCGFIAVLGKRGSAPTLALSRAAFGYNGNRLSAGISWILTVGWETVLCVTATLASATVLQALGWHNEHGAQVVGFLLTVGLAASAGILGFDTIMKVQTWITWATGVLTVVYLVLVAGHVHWGVISSLPPGSTAAVVGALVMVATGFGLGWVNAAADYSRYLPRTASTGGVIAWTTIGSSLPVVVLLVAGTLLVGSDADLGTAIDSDPIGALTTILPTWFLVPFAVVAILGLAGGIIMDLYSSGLSLLATGLPVKRHVATSIDATIMTVGTIAVILGASDFLGPFQGFLTTLGVVIAAWAGVMLAEAALRRKDYDEAALFTPDGVYGSVNWEAIGLVVLGSVIGWGLVVNSSASWLSWQGYLLGPIGGREGDWAYANLGVLASLLIGLVGHLLLGAGRVRRQEAATGAVR